The Apium graveolens cultivar Ventura chromosome 6, ASM990537v1, whole genome shotgun sequence genome contains a region encoding:
- the LOC141664240 gene encoding uncharacterized protein LOC141664240: protein MYSFLSFKVITADCNYSTCLAPGAFGRCWNRKIKPRFVFQFIEFQIHGPIPGGSSGVTAGSATSVPTSSLPAATIPVALAPASGGTPNASKKSGVAPVKINIDTQSGSNYDEQKGTGGPSYDT from the exons ATGTACTCATTCTTATCTTTTAAGGTAATTACGGCAGACTGCAATTATTCTACCTGTTTGGCTCCAG GTGCTTTTGGGAGATGTTGGAACCGGAAAATCAAGCCTCGTTTTGTCTTCCAATTTATTGAGTTTCAG ATACATGGTCCAATTCCTGGTGGGAGTAGTGGCGTAACTGCTGGATCTGCGACATCAGTACCTACTTCATCTCTTCCTGCTGCAACCATACCTGTTGCACTTGCACCTGCTAGTGGGGGTACTCCAAATGCCAGTAAAAAATCTGGGGTGGCTCCTGTCAAGATCAATATTGATACACAAAGCGGTTCCAACTATGATGAGCAGAAAGGTACAGGAGGTCCAAGTTATGACACTTAG